From Zavarzinella sp., one genomic window encodes:
- a CDS encoding serine/threonine-protein kinase yields the protein MGLFDGLAGLFSGGSKGKTVDIEKRFRLSGKTGQGSMSKVFKAYDSDLGREVCLKILDKDKTKKFEERFKIQGLKKPSEGEISLSLKHPNCLTTYEYGKTTKGEPYLVMEWIEGFGLNYLIETKSSQLNGNRVYYLTQLCDALAYLHDKGYLHRDLCPRNIMVNLEGQVKLIDFGLTIPYTAEFCRPGNRTGTAEYLAPEIIKRQSTDHRVDLYALGITAFEILTGTQPWERSVSSEDTMRKRLNSPPREPKSLNPDLEDDICRFLSKSIAKEPADRYRTAAAMKEVLESLGKSDY from the coding sequence AGACTGTAGATATCGAAAAACGCTTTCGCCTGAGTGGTAAAACAGGTCAGGGGAGTATGTCAAAAGTTTTCAAGGCATACGATAGTGACCTTGGTCGGGAAGTTTGTCTGAAAATTCTTGACAAGGATAAAACCAAAAAATTTGAAGAACGCTTCAAAATTCAGGGGCTTAAAAAACCAAGCGAAGGTGAAATCTCACTCAGCTTGAAGCACCCGAATTGTTTGACGACCTATGAATATGGGAAAACCACCAAAGGTGAACCGTATCTAGTGATGGAGTGGATCGAAGGGTTTGGGTTGAATTACCTGATTGAAACCAAAAGCAGCCAGTTAAACGGAAATCGCGTTTACTACCTGACTCAATTGTGTGATGCCCTGGCTTACCTGCACGACAAAGGCTATCTCCACCGCGATTTGTGCCCGCGAAATATCATGGTCAACCTCGAAGGACAAGTAAAGTTGATCGATTTTGGCTTAACGATTCCATACACCGCTGAATTCTGTCGACCTGGGAATCGCACAGGAACTGCCGAATATCTGGCACCTGAAATCATTAAACGACAATCGACGGACCACCGTGTTGATCTGTATGCACTTGGAATTACGGCTTTTGAAATCCTCACTGGTACGCAACCGTGGGAACGTTCAGTTTCCAGCGAAGACACAATGCGGAAACGCTTAAATAGCCCCCCACGGGAACCGAAATCGCTTAATCCAGATCTGGAAGATGATATTTGTCGCTTCCTCAGCAAATCAATTGCCAAAGAACCAGCAGATCGGTACCGAACTGCTGCAGCAATGAAGGAAGTGCTGGAATCGTTGGGCAAAAGCGATTATTGA